Proteins from a single region of bacterium:
- a CDS encoding polyhydroxybutyrate depolymerase, with product MNFFRRRFAVFLAAAFCGLGFACMGHDATPISDDELGAGNHRVSYRHDGQTREMIVHVPAIRESRAPLLIALHGGGQNAAQMQRYANLDALADLAGFVVAYPEGTRAMVAGDMRVWNAGFCCGRADSENVDDVGAMRTIAGKLVSAANIDKSRVYVTGISNGGMMAYKIACDAADLVAAIAPVAGSIPRSCQPSEPVSVIAFHGTADENVPYGGGVGDDSLTGVENESVDEAMSLWREADGCDGAAETRTIGNVELSRWSCQDGHEVARYKILGGGHTWPGANAANWGSFIDTPNAGPNAVMWEHLSGHHR from the coding sequence ATGAATTTTTTTCGCCGACGATTTGCCGTTTTCCTCGCGGCGGCATTTTGCGGACTCGGATTCGCGTGCATGGGGCACGACGCCACGCCGATTTCCGACGACGAGCTTGGCGCCGGCAATCACCGCGTGTCCTACCGCCACGACGGACAAACGCGCGAGATGATCGTTCACGTCCCCGCAATTCGGGAGAGCCGCGCGCCGCTCCTGATCGCGCTGCACGGCGGAGGGCAGAACGCCGCGCAGATGCAGCGCTACGCGAACCTCGACGCGCTCGCCGACCTCGCCGGGTTCGTCGTCGCCTATCCCGAAGGCACCCGGGCGATGGTCGCCGGCGACATGCGCGTGTGGAACGCCGGTTTTTGCTGCGGGCGCGCGGATTCGGAGAACGTGGACGACGTCGGCGCGATGCGCACCATCGCCGGCAAACTCGTATCCGCCGCGAACATCGACAAGTCGCGCGTGTACGTCACGGGCATCTCCAACGGCGGCATGATGGCCTACAAGATCGCGTGTGACGCGGCGGATCTCGTCGCGGCGATCGCGCCTGTGGCGGGGTCGATCCCGCGAAGTTGCCAACCCTCCGAACCGGTCTCCGTCATCGCGTTCCACGGGACGGCGGACGAAAATGTGCCGTACGGGGGCGGCGTGGGCGACGACTCCCTCACGGGCGTCGAAAACGAATCCGTCGACGAGGCGATGAGCCTGTGGCGCGAAGCGGACGGCTGCGACGGCGCCGCCGAAACGCGCACGATCGGGAACGTGGAGCTTAGCCGCTGGAGCTGCCAGGACGGCCACGAGGTCGCGCGCTACAAGATCCTGGGCGGCGGCCACACCTGGCCGGGCGCGAACGCCGCGAACTGGGGGTCGTTCATCGACACCCCAAACGCCGGCCCAAACGCGGTGATGTGGGAGCATCTGTCCGGTCACCATCGTTGA
- a CDS encoding dipeptidase, whose translation MATATIIDETSRLTPQAQAARLHKSGVVADLHVDTLLSHELVGYDMTRRHRNRVPRSPFFFQADIPRVNDACVDIWGLGLVTRAWGSAETLWKPIRRQLLYLNRVCEEWDDVIYIIRTRKDLAGGIAGGRVGAFPGLEGAHAIGERLDLVDEAYALGMRYFTLAHFSSNAACSCAMGLGSRKGRDRGLTPFGQKLVQKIHDMGIVLDLAHVNKKGFMDAAEMSRVLHRPVMVSHTCVSGVHKHWRNIDDEQIEAVAKTGGIVGIMFSPGFATGNHLAGLDRIADHILHVVKVAGADHAAYGSDMDGWLWTMPKGLADISDLPNLTQVLLERGLSADDAAKIIGGNAKRVIDAVLP comes from the coding sequence ATGGCAACCGCGACCATCATTGACGAAACGAGCCGATTGACGCCCCAGGCGCAGGCCGCTCGCCTGCACAAGTCCGGCGTCGTCGCCGACCTGCACGTCGACACACTGCTTTCGCACGAACTTGTCGGCTATGACATGACGCGCCGCCACCGCAACCGCGTGCCGCGCTCGCCCTTCTTTTTTCAGGCGGACATTCCGCGCGTGAACGATGCGTGCGTCGATATCTGGGGGCTTGGCCTGGTGACGCGCGCCTGGGGCAGCGCCGAGACGCTGTGGAAGCCGATCCGCCGGCAGCTCCTGTATCTGAACCGCGTGTGCGAGGAGTGGGACGATGTCATCTACATCATACGCACGCGCAAGGATCTCGCCGGCGGCATCGCCGGCGGACGCGTCGGTGCTTTTCCCGGCCTCGAGGGCGCGCATGCGATCGGCGAGCGGCTCGACCTCGTGGATGAGGCGTACGCGCTCGGCATGCGCTATTTCACGCTCGCGCATTTTTCATCAAACGCGGCGTGCTCGTGCGCGATGGGCTTGGGCTCGCGCAAGGGTCGCGATCGAGGGCTGACGCCGTTCGGGCAAAAGCTCGTGCAAAAAATCCACGACATGGGCATCGTGCTGGATCTCGCGCATGTCAACAAAAAGGGCTTCATGGACGCCGCCGAGATGAGCCGCGTGCTTCACCGGCCGGTGATGGTGTCGCACACGTGCGTCTCGGGCGTGCACAAACACTGGCGCAACATCGACGACGAGCAGATCGAGGCGGTCGCGAAAACGGGCGGCATCGTCGGCATCATGTTTTCGCCGGGTTTCGCGACGGGAAATCATCTGGCGGGGCTCGATCGCATCGCCGACCACATCCTGCACGTCGTGAAGGTCGCGGGCGCCGACCACGCGGCGTACGGCAGCGACATGGACGGCTGGCTGTGGACGATGCCCAAGGGCCTTGCCGACATATCCGACCTGCCAAACCTGACGCAGGTGCTGCTCGAACGCGGCCTGTCCGCGGACGACGCCGCCAAAATCATTGGCGGCAACGCGAAGCGCGTCATCGACGCGGTGCTGCCCTGA